The following are from one region of the Corynebacterium hindlerae genome:
- a CDS encoding DUF2613 domain-containing protein, which yields MALETDSLTRRTIGPALASAVLGLAVGVAAVIGVATVSNQDSLPAGPVANADTALLGGPEYGSRQ from the coding sequence ATGGCTTTGGAAACCGACTCCCTCACCCGTCGCACCATCGGCCCCGCGCTCGCCAGCGCGGTCCTCGGCCTTGCTGTGGGAGTTGCAGCTGTGATCGGCGTGGCCACGGTCTCTAACCAAGACTCGTTACCCGCCGGTCCCGTCGCTAATGCCGACACCGCGCTGCTAGGCGGCCCGGAGTATGGCTCGCGCCAGTAG
- a CDS encoding alpha-(1->3)-arabinofuranosyltransferase domain-containing protein codes for MARASSRPHLIGWLILGILVFLQSPGLTVADTKHDLTANPWGFLHGALHAWTDIFPLGQLQNQAYGYLFPQGLFFLLTDPLPDWIAQRLWWWLLLGLGYSGFCLLLKKAQVGAPGWQMLGSFLFALSPHTISTVAAISSETWPMMLTPWALLPIVGVRPTTRGVAGSVIAVACMGAVNATATAAACLPVFVTLLVARAWRPLALWLAGCCLVSIWWLGPLIILGRYSPPFTDFIESSYVTTRWLSLVEVLRGTTSWAPFADSERIAGTVLATSPYFVLLTVAVAALGLAGLALARQRLWIIMLLCGVVILGSAHGPFGGQVLAFLDGMGAPLRNAHKFDVLVRVPLVIGFVHAASSLRLDDAGRRTTATALLCLLAVSSLAPAWSGRLAPRGGFEQVPGYWHEAAAWLNENAAGTRTVILPQSSFARQDWGWTRDEPLQPLLGVPWVVRDAVPLIPPEAIRGLDGLMAHPTPEGFARLGIGAAVIRHDLIGSTGSRALSDSFKKQGLPVHSFGEVDIVEFNLSHSMHLVTGTQKVAGGGESLALLDPGAYDLVASDATVVTDTPQLVSRNYGTVWNAQSAPLAPPDEGDDVRNKVRDYPSRGPLATVSPNPISVSSSAADATAFGGANPARSATAAVDGSLDTAWFPAPGHQEGETLTIREPATDPVLEIVTTGAPVVLTISSDSTTLHRFARPGQKLRVELAGETSSLTITLGASASPAGLADVRLLGHDISRVLEVPNTSPEVQKFLFQRVFVDTDLIQRRFTAPRDITVTVDASSCDEDPRTANPSGVTDDFLLDSSPLSCGDSVTLPAGMHELSTTASWITLTTPDYAPPPAPLPISRDVPPASEDRILVTGRAYNEGLRATVGGVDVAPQLIDADTQAFLIPAGVHGPVSLAFTGDRPYRASLFGGLFAAVVTVIGCLWWRRRGDVQVPLRPTGFPVVFGAVALGLVGGMWAIIAAALAWVILRFTLVTRPALAALGVGLAGLWLAHAPWPSASYAGDQWFVTLACCVSLTALVLPDGRHPPQ; via the coding sequence ATGGCTCGCGCCAGTAGCCGCCCGCACCTGATCGGCTGGCTGATCCTCGGAATCCTCGTATTCCTCCAATCCCCCGGCCTCACGGTTGCGGACACCAAGCATGACCTCACTGCCAATCCGTGGGGGTTCCTCCACGGTGCGCTACACGCGTGGACCGACATCTTCCCACTCGGCCAGCTCCAAAACCAGGCCTACGGTTACCTCTTTCCCCAAGGGTTGTTTTTCCTCCTCACCGACCCACTTCCAGACTGGATCGCCCAGCGGCTATGGTGGTGGCTACTGCTTGGACTTGGCTATTCCGGCTTCTGCCTCCTACTAAAGAAAGCTCAGGTAGGCGCGCCGGGATGGCAGATGCTGGGCAGTTTCTTATTCGCTCTGTCGCCGCACACGATCAGCACGGTGGCGGCGATCAGCTCAGAAACGTGGCCGATGATGCTCACCCCGTGGGCGCTGCTTCCGATAGTAGGAGTGCGGCCCACCACGCGTGGGGTGGCCGGTTCCGTGATCGCGGTGGCCTGCATGGGGGCGGTGAATGCTACGGCCACCGCTGCGGCGTGCCTTCCGGTGTTTGTCACTCTTCTGGTGGCGCGCGCCTGGCGGCCACTGGCGCTGTGGTTGGCCGGTTGTTGCCTCGTGTCCATCTGGTGGCTGGGCCCGCTGATAATCCTGGGCAGATATTCCCCGCCGTTCACAGATTTCATTGAGAGCAGCTACGTCACCACCCGGTGGCTGTCACTGGTGGAAGTGCTGCGTGGCACTACTTCCTGGGCTCCATTTGCCGATTCTGAGCGGATCGCCGGCACGGTGCTGGCTACCAGCCCGTATTTTGTGCTGCTCACGGTCGCGGTGGCGGCGCTGGGACTGGCGGGGCTTGCCCTTGCTCGGCAGCGCCTGTGGATCATCATGTTGCTCTGCGGCGTAGTGATCTTGGGCAGCGCGCATGGCCCCTTTGGTGGTCAGGTGTTGGCGTTCCTTGATGGGATGGGGGCGCCACTGCGCAACGCGCACAAATTTGATGTGTTGGTGCGGGTGCCGCTGGTGATTGGGTTTGTGCACGCAGCGTCGTCGCTAAGGCTTGACGACGCCGGGCGGCGCACAACCGCAACCGCGCTCCTGTGCCTGCTTGCGGTGAGTTCGCTGGCGCCGGCGTGGAGTGGGCGCCTGGCGCCCCGTGGCGGGTTCGAGCAAGTGCCGGGTTACTGGCACGAGGCGGCGGCGTGGTTGAACGAAAACGCTGCCGGGACCCGGACGGTGATCCTGCCACAGTCGTCGTTTGCCAGGCAGGACTGGGGGTGGACGCGCGACGAGCCGCTGCAGCCGCTTCTGGGTGTCCCGTGGGTGGTACGCGACGCCGTCCCATTGATCCCGCCAGAAGCAATCCGGGGTTTGGACGGACTGATGGCACACCCGACCCCGGAGGGGTTCGCGCGACTGGGGATCGGCGCCGCAGTGATCCGCCATGATCTCATCGGTTCGACCGGCTCCCGCGCTTTAAGTGATTCTTTCAAGAAACAAGGCCTGCCGGTGCATTCCTTCGGCGAGGTGGACATTGTCGAGTTCAACCTTTCGCATTCGATGCATCTGGTGACGGGCACCCAAAAGGTAGCCGGTGGTGGCGAATCCCTTGCGTTGTTGGACCCCGGCGCCTATGACCTGGTGGCTTCCGACGCGACGGTGGTCACGGACACCCCGCAGCTGGTGTCCCGGAACTACGGCACGGTGTGGAACGCGCAATCTGCGCCCTTGGCGCCCCCAGATGAGGGCGACGACGTGCGCAACAAGGTGCGGGACTACCCCTCGCGCGGGCCACTGGCCACTGTATCCCCGAACCCGATCTCGGTATCGTCCTCCGCCGCTGATGCCACCGCTTTCGGTGGCGCCAACCCAGCGCGCTCCGCTACGGCTGCAGTCGACGGCTCGCTGGACACGGCCTGGTTCCCAGCGCCGGGACACCAGGAGGGCGAAACGTTGACCATTAGGGAGCCCGCCACGGACCCTGTCCTTGAAATAGTGACCACTGGGGCGCCCGTGGTGCTCACTATCAGCAGCGATTCCACCACGCTGCATCGATTCGCCAGGCCAGGGCAGAAACTGCGGGTGGAATTAGCTGGCGAAACCTCGTCCCTCACGATCACGCTCGGTGCCTCCGCTTCTCCAGCGGGTCTGGCAGATGTCCGGCTGCTGGGGCACGACATCAGCCGCGTCCTGGAAGTACCGAACACCTCGCCTGAAGTGCAGAAGTTCCTGTTCCAGCGCGTGTTTGTGGATACCGACTTAATCCAGCGCCGTTTCACCGCCCCGCGGGACATAACAGTGACGGTCGATGCTTCCTCTTGCGACGAAGATCCCCGCACCGCGAACCCATCCGGGGTCACCGACGATTTCCTTCTCGACAGCTCCCCCCTCTCCTGCGGCGACTCAGTGACCCTGCCCGCCGGCATGCACGAGCTATCCACCACCGCCTCCTGGATCACCCTCACCACCCCGGACTATGCGCCACCACCAGCACCATTGCCCATTTCGCGCGATGTTCCACCGGCATCCGAAGACCGCATCCTAGTCACCGGCCGCGCGTACAACGAGGGCCTGCGCGCCACTGTCGGCGGGGTGGACGTCGCTCCGCAGCTTATCGACGCCGATACCCAAGCATTCCTCATCCCCGCCGGAGTCCACGGCCCGGTATCGCTCGCCTTCACAGGTGATCGCCCCTACCGAGCATCGCTGTTCGGGGGCCTTTTTGCTGCCGTTGTGACCGTGATCGGGTGTCTGTGGTGGCGACGACGCGGAGATGTGCAAGTTCCGCTGCGTCCCACCGGGTTCCCGGTAGTGTTCGGTGCCGTGGCACTGGGCCTCGTGGGTGGAATGTGGGCCATCATTGCCGCAGCGTTAGCCTGGGTAATCCTGCGTTTCACCCTGGTGACCAGGCCCGCGCTTGCCGCGCTAGGGGTTGGGTTGGCTGGACTGTGGCTCGCCCATGCCCCGTGGCCGAGCGCCTCCTACGCGGGCGACCAGTGGTTCGTGACCCTCGCCTGCTGTGTGAGCCTCACGGCGTTGGTGTTGCCGGACGGACGCCACCCGCCCCAATAG
- a CDS encoding universal stress protein, protein MERPTAPTILVAFDGSAESRRALEYGVRLLRPAEVHILTAWEPLHRQAARAAGGAGMMQTDFSSAVENADGDDPAYTHALTTCREGITLAESYGFEAHAHLVETSTSIWSALVDAAQELSPDLIVTGTRAIKGLRSLFTSSTAENLVSNAGLPVLIVPPEDSDDTDLV, encoded by the coding sequence ATGGAGCGCCCAACAGCACCTACCATCCTTGTCGCATTCGATGGCTCCGCCGAATCCCGGCGGGCACTTGAATACGGTGTCCGTCTCCTCCGCCCTGCCGAGGTTCACATTCTCACCGCCTGGGAACCACTACACCGGCAGGCAGCACGCGCCGCCGGCGGCGCCGGAATGATGCAAACAGACTTCTCCTCGGCCGTGGAAAACGCCGACGGGGACGACCCTGCCTACACCCACGCGCTCACCACCTGCCGAGAAGGCATCACCCTCGCCGAATCCTACGGCTTCGAAGCACACGCTCACCTGGTGGAAACCTCCACCTCCATCTGGAGCGCCCTCGTCGACGCCGCCCAAGAGCTCTCCCCCGACCTCATCGTCACCGGCACCCGCGCCATCAAGGGGCTACGCTCCCTGTTCACCTCCTCCACCGCGGAAAACCTGGTCAGCAATGCCGGCCTGCCGGTCCTCATCGTCCCGCCAGAGGACTCCGACGACACCGACTTGGTATAG
- a CDS encoding DUF3068 domain-containing protein produces MTKKTQAVIAFALALVLLSLRAVGPTLATFQVRLLPVNASIRTSTEPAEAVRFDQQAWEQGTPVVADPRCLNPDTSDLSCYVHRSTATASKTITSTPAEKRKEVRYSVTEQLTLESGEVLFDSQDEVRLVRHSSFPVDEPASSLTATSPIPGFSREFTNKTREGLQYSFPFATEFRSYQFFDKYSGTSTPIDFHDAEQLRGAKVYRFHQKLSPIQLGIGTIKGPARQFYSEEELASTGLSGPSTVVLNQYYTMTRTLWVEPKTGTIVDSVEIPRIFLARDDAEAASDTDSSRTLFSATLRWDESTKQQMWNRAHEGLRTLKWVEIGLLLTTVGSAVSVFLGVIFLRRALIGHDG; encoded by the coding sequence GTGACGAAAAAGACTCAAGCTGTGATCGCATTCGCGCTCGCACTGGTCCTGTTGTCGTTGCGTGCCGTGGGACCAACACTCGCCACGTTCCAGGTTCGACTGTTGCCGGTGAACGCGTCGATCCGCACCAGCACCGAGCCCGCCGAAGCCGTCAGGTTCGACCAACAAGCCTGGGAGCAGGGCACACCAGTGGTGGCTGATCCGCGCTGCCTCAACCCGGACACCAGCGATCTGAGCTGCTACGTGCACCGCTCGACCGCCACCGCCTCCAAAACAATCACCAGCACACCAGCGGAAAAGCGCAAAGAGGTGCGTTACAGCGTGACGGAGCAGCTCACTCTAGAAAGCGGTGAGGTGCTGTTCGATTCCCAAGACGAAGTGCGCCTGGTGCGGCATTCCTCCTTCCCCGTGGATGAGCCCGCCTCCTCTCTCACCGCGACTTCCCCCATCCCTGGGTTCTCCCGCGAATTCACCAACAAAACCCGAGAAGGATTACAGTATTCCTTCCCCTTTGCCACCGAATTCCGCAGCTACCAGTTCTTTGACAAGTACTCAGGTACCTCCACCCCGATTGATTTCCACGATGCGGAGCAGCTACGTGGCGCCAAGGTATACCGGTTCCACCAAAAGCTCAGCCCTATTCAGCTCGGCATCGGCACCATCAAAGGCCCCGCCCGCCAGTTCTACTCCGAAGAAGAACTGGCCAGCACGGGGTTATCCGGACCCAGCACCGTGGTGCTGAACCAGTACTACACCATGACGCGCACGCTCTGGGTGGAACCTAAAACCGGGACCATTGTGGACAGCGTTGAAATCCCGCGTATTTTCCTCGCCCGTGACGATGCGGAAGCTGCGTCGGACACAGACAGCTCCCGGACTTTGTTCTCCGCAACATTGCGGTGGGATGAAAGCACCAAACAGCAGATGTGGAACCGTGCCCACGAGGGACTCCGCACCCTGAAATGGGTGGAGATCGGTTTGTTGCTCACCACGGTCGGCTCCGCTGTCAGCGTTTTCCTCGGTGTGATCTTCCTGCGCCGTGCCCTCATTGGACATGATGGTTAG
- a CDS encoding VanW family protein has product MSAAKIAAACVGGVIGLSALAYGADYILTQDQVPRGTTVAGVSVGGMSPQAASDKLAAELTTRTQHPVLVTAGAREATVDPVVAGLSVNWEETIAAAGKPSLNPWTRLSSFFVDREVGIVSDVAEEQFAPELDRVGQELSIAPVDGTVNIDGGRINQTKPVDGQRVVDTDLRSALVSDWLNPAGVVVKPAVITPDIDDSDIQKAVTGPAEQALSAPITATGHDDVAGVIPVERMGEVVTFVPEQGALKPEVNAEAAQGILAENLGKTEVKRRNATITFTGGGRDVTPSVDGIKIDWEKTLMDFPERVVGKAERTFDVVYQEDKATFTTEMARTATFDDTIGTFTTSGFSGPSGVNIARTADMVDGAIVAPGDTFSLNGWTGPRGAAQGFVESGIILNGRADKAIGGGISQFATTLYNAYYFAGMEDVTHTPHSYYISRYPAGREATVYDGLIDLAFKNNSDYPVMITASVSGNSVTVALKGVKTVEVESVPGGRWAPTQPREVKVPAESCQPSGGAPGFTTSDTRIIRSLSGAEISRETTTTKYDPQPIVRCG; this is encoded by the coding sequence ATGTCCGCTGCGAAGATTGCCGCTGCATGTGTTGGTGGTGTCATTGGCCTATCCGCCCTGGCCTATGGTGCTGATTACATCCTGACCCAAGACCAGGTTCCGCGCGGTACCACAGTCGCTGGTGTGTCAGTAGGTGGGATGTCGCCACAGGCTGCCAGCGACAAACTTGCGGCTGAGTTGACGACGCGCACGCAACATCCGGTGCTGGTGACGGCCGGCGCCCGGGAAGCAACCGTGGATCCAGTAGTGGCTGGACTTAGTGTGAACTGGGAAGAAACCATCGCTGCCGCCGGGAAGCCTTCCTTGAATCCGTGGACTCGGCTCTCGTCGTTCTTTGTGGATCGGGAAGTGGGCATCGTGAGCGATGTTGCGGAAGAGCAGTTCGCTCCGGAACTGGACCGGGTGGGGCAGGAACTTTCTATCGCCCCAGTCGACGGCACCGTGAACATCGACGGCGGCAGGATCAACCAAACCAAGCCCGTCGATGGGCAGCGCGTAGTGGACACCGACCTGAGGTCAGCGCTGGTGTCGGACTGGCTCAATCCTGCTGGGGTAGTGGTGAAGCCAGCAGTGATCACCCCAGACATCGACGACTCTGACATACAAAAGGCTGTAACCGGCCCCGCCGAACAAGCACTGTCCGCCCCGATCACGGCCACCGGCCACGACGACGTCGCCGGCGTGATCCCCGTGGAACGCATGGGTGAGGTCGTGACCTTCGTTCCCGAACAGGGCGCCCTCAAACCCGAGGTGAATGCGGAGGCTGCGCAAGGAATTCTGGCAGAAAACCTGGGCAAAACAGAAGTGAAGCGCCGCAACGCCACTATCACCTTCACGGGCGGCGGCAGGGATGTCACTCCGTCGGTGGATGGCATCAAAATTGACTGGGAAAAGACGCTGATGGATTTCCCGGAACGGGTCGTCGGTAAGGCAGAGCGCACCTTCGACGTGGTGTACCAGGAGGACAAAGCGACGTTCACCACGGAGATGGCCCGCACCGCCACCTTCGACGACACCATCGGCACCTTCACCACCAGCGGCTTCTCCGGGCCCTCGGGTGTCAACATCGCCCGCACCGCCGACATGGTGGACGGGGCGATCGTCGCGCCGGGCGACACCTTCTCCCTCAACGGATGGACCGGCCCCCGTGGCGCAGCGCAAGGATTCGTGGAATCCGGCATCATTCTGAACGGACGCGCGGACAAAGCGATCGGTGGCGGAATCTCCCAGTTTGCCACCACGCTCTACAACGCCTACTACTTCGCCGGCATGGAAGACGTGACCCACACCCCACACAGCTACTACATCTCCCGCTACCCAGCCGGCCGTGAAGCTACCGTCTATGACGGCCTCATCGACCTCGCATTCAAGAACAATTCGGACTACCCAGTCATGATCACCGCCTCCGTATCTGGAAATTCAGTGACCGTGGCGCTCAAAGGCGTGAAAACCGTAGAGGTGGAATCCGTTCCCGGCGGGCGCTGGGCCCCCACCCAACCCCGCGAGGTGAAGGTGCCGGCCGAGTCATGCCAACCCTCAGGCGGTGCACCAGGCTTCACGACGTCCGATACCCGCATCATCCGTTCCCTATCGGGGGCCGAAATCTCCCGCGAAACCACCACCACGAAATACGACCCGCAGCCGATTGTGCGGTGCGGGTAG
- a CDS encoding glycoside hydrolase family 3 N-terminal domain-containing protein — protein MEGEVLRRFAVVTSLSLLLWGCAPAPESQVSGPAPALVTMLANQEQAEQAAMEKADAARFGVTVAQLREARASLPSEQRAKVASLLMVGVRDFDDAKFALDQGVGGIFVGSWTDPALLTEPGRDIAALREQVGRPFSVSIDAEGGRVQRQPALFGQVPAPRELVAGGTPERAYEVAFGLGTRLREAGVTVDFAPVLDVDHGPANGAIGDRSFSGDPAEAAAFGAAFARGLHDAGVHPVYKHFPGHGRASGDSHFEDVTAPPLDDVKRVDLAPYGPALREAPGAVMMGHVRVPGLGDATPSSINPAAYKLLRSGDYPGGEPFRGVIYTDDLSGMKAISAQLSTPDAVLAALSAGADCALWISTVQVGAAIDAVDAAVSSGAYPLAQVEDSAVRIRLQQLFS, from the coding sequence GTGGAGGGAGAAGTGTTGCGTCGGTTCGCGGTTGTCACTTCTCTGTCCCTGCTGCTCTGGGGGTGTGCGCCGGCGCCAGAGTCGCAGGTCAGCGGGCCGGCGCCGGCGTTGGTGACGATGCTTGCGAATCAGGAACAGGCGGAGCAGGCGGCTATGGAAAAAGCGGATGCGGCGCGTTTTGGGGTGACGGTGGCTCAGCTGCGTGAGGCGCGAGCGTCGCTGCCTTCGGAGCAACGGGCGAAGGTGGCGTCCTTGCTGATGGTGGGGGTACGAGATTTTGACGATGCGAAGTTCGCGCTGGACCAGGGGGTTGGGGGGATTTTTGTTGGGTCGTGGACGGATCCTGCGCTTCTTACGGAGCCGGGGCGTGATATCGCTGCGTTACGGGAGCAGGTGGGGCGGCCATTTTCCGTGTCGATTGACGCGGAGGGAGGTCGAGTGCAGCGGCAGCCAGCGTTGTTTGGGCAGGTCCCTGCGCCACGCGAATTGGTAGCTGGCGGCACCCCGGAGCGCGCCTACGAGGTGGCTTTCGGGCTGGGAACTCGGCTGCGGGAGGCTGGTGTGACGGTGGATTTCGCGCCGGTGTTAGACGTCGATCATGGCCCTGCGAACGGGGCTATCGGTGACCGCAGCTTCTCGGGTGATCCGGCCGAAGCGGCGGCGTTTGGGGCGGCGTTTGCGCGCGGGCTTCACGACGCCGGGGTGCATCCCGTGTACAAACATTTTCCCGGTCATGGTCGCGCGTCGGGCGATTCTCACTTTGAGGATGTGACCGCGCCACCCCTTGATGACGTGAAACGGGTAGACCTGGCGCCGTATGGCCCGGCCCTGCGCGAGGCTCCTGGGGCAGTGATGATGGGGCACGTGCGGGTACCGGGGCTTGGCGACGCCACCCCCTCCAGCATCAACCCGGCAGCCTACAAGTTGCTGCGCAGCGGTGACTATCCTGGCGGAGAGCCGTTTCGTGGGGTGATCTACACCGATGACTTGTCCGGGATGAAGGCGATTTCTGCGCAGCTGAGCACTCCGGATGCGGTGCTTGCGGCGCTGAGCGCTGGTGCGGATTGTGCGCTGTGGATTTCCACTGTGCAGGTAGGGGCTGCGATTGATGCGGTTGACGCTGCGGTGTCCTCGGGAGCCTATCCGCTGGCGCAGGTGGAGGATTCTGCTGTTCGGATAAGGTTGCAGCAGCTATTTTCCTAA